A single region of the Planctomycetaceae bacterium genome encodes:
- a CDS encoding PfkB family carbohydrate kinase has protein sequence MSLLVTGSIGIDTVTTPIGKSESCIGGSAVYFSMAASFFSPVRFVGVVGDDCPFELSKVFAGREVDLSGLEVRSGSKTFRWKGSYQGDMSQALTDGMQLNVLSEHPPIVPEHFRDSEYVFLANTHPSLQMQLLDQLRKPKFVVADTMNCWIDSHTDELKNLLKRIDALILNDGEARRLTKLENLPTAAEELIKMGPKLVIIKKGANGSISLDKDGNWFMLGGFPAAELKDPTGAGDSFAGAFMGYLASEGRIDWQFIKRAIAYGTVTASIVIEGFSLSTISSASKSTIDKRLDELKAMTEF, from the coding sequence ATGAGTTTGCTAGTAACAGGATCGATAGGAATTGATACGGTAACCACGCCGATTGGCAAAAGCGAAAGCTGCATCGGCGGTTCAGCGGTTTATTTCTCAATGGCGGCAAGTTTCTTTTCACCGGTGCGTTTCGTCGGCGTTGTCGGCGATGATTGCCCGTTTGAATTGTCGAAAGTCTTCGCCGGCAGAGAGGTTGACCTTTCAGGCCTTGAAGTCAGAAGCGGCAGCAAAACGTTCAGATGGAAAGGTTCGTATCAGGGCGATATGAGTCAGGCTCTTACCGATGGAATGCAGCTTAATGTTCTTTCCGAGCACCCGCCGATTGTGCCGGAGCATTTCCGCGACAGCGAATATGTATTCCTTGCAAACACACATCCGTCTCTTCAGATGCAGCTTCTCGACCAGTTAAGGAAACCGAAATTTGTAGTTGCCGATACGATGAACTGCTGGATTGACAGTCATACCGATGAGTTGAAGAATCTTTTGAAACGGATTGATGCACTTATCCTGAACGACGGCGAGGCAAGGAGATTGACAAAGCTGGAAAATCTGCCGACTGCTGCCGAAGAACTTATCAAAATGGGGCCGAAACTCGTTATCATAAAGAAGGGCGCCAACGGTTCAATTTCATTGGATAAGGACGGCAACTGGTTTATGCTCGGCGGTTTCCCCGCGGCTGAACTTAAAGACCCGACAGGAGCGGGCGATTCGTTCGCCGGTGCCTTTATGGGTTATCTCGCCTCGGAGGGCAGAATAGACTGGCAGTTTATCAAAAGAGCGATTGCTTACGGTACTGTAACTGCATCGATTGTAATCGAAGGTTTCTCGCTGTCGACAATATCATCCGCAAGCAAATCGACTATCGATAAGAGACTTGACGAGTTAAAAGCGATGACGGAATTCTAA
- the alaS gene encoding alanine--tRNA ligase: MLTAAQIRKSFIDFFVEKNHTFVQSWPVVPIGDDTLLFTNAGMNQFKDVFLGTGSRDYKRAANSQKCIRAGGKHNDLEDVGTDTYHHTFFEMLGNWSFGDYFKAEAIEWAWELLTQRWGIDPSRLHATYFQGDASDGLDADDEARDFWRRFLPDERIHKGNKKDNFWEMGETGPCGPCSEIHYDGTPDKSGAAFINKDNPNVIEIWNLVFMQFNRDSTGKLLPLPAKHVDTGMGFERITRILQGKNSNYDTDLFTPILNAIGILCNQQYGGTMEKKDIAFRVIADHLRTLVFAITDGCMPSNDGRGYVLRRILRRAARFGRTLDMHEPFIYRLVDVVINLMGHAFEEIKQKGELVKTVIRSEEESFGRTLDRGLEIFADAAEKGKAAGVISGADAFQLYDTFGFPLDLTQLMAREQNLKVDTAGFERLMEEQRERARAAQKPSGFTQVVTDQQLPATDDSAKYNHETLRTKVIGFVNQSGFSADGEMKVGTELAVVLDKTCFYAESGGQVGDKGIIKSSAGQFEVQATEKIADCIVHKGKLATGTMKVGDEVDAIVDASRQQSRKNHTATHILQWALQQVMGNTVAQQGSMVCPDYLRFDFTTPRALKPEEVKEVERLANEKIRQALPVTSVVMPIDEAKKIGAMALFNEKYGDTVRVIGVGAPDAHNLSQAFSREFCGGTHIDNTGKIVGLKIIKEESISTGVRRITALTGSGLLDYYAERSEIVEQLNQLLKVKAQELPARVNKLIDENKKLGKQLKASPVANGTNFLDKARQLLDNAEKIGSVTVVVSKIEQTPIDQVRTAIDMIKQKAGTAVVVFGMAEGEDKVTLIAGVTDDIAAKGLRAGDIVKEIAPIVSGAGGGRPQMAQAGGKDPSKIDDAMARAMEIIKAHLRK, encoded by the coding sequence ATGTTGACAGCGGCACAAATTCGTAAATCGTTTATCGACTTCTTTGTCGAAAAGAATCATACTTTTGTTCAAAGTTGGCCGGTAGTGCCGATTGGCGATGATACGCTGCTGTTTACCAATGCCGGGATGAATCAGTTTAAGGATGTGTTCCTCGGCACAGGCTCGCGCGATTACAAACGCGCAGCTAATAGTCAGAAGTGTATCCGTGCCGGCGGCAAACATAACGATTTGGAAGATGTCGGCACCGATACTTATCATCATACGTTTTTCGAAATGCTCGGCAACTGGTCGTTCGGCGATTATTTTAAAGCCGAGGCGATTGAATGGGCGTGGGAGCTTTTGACGCAGCGATGGGGAATCGACCCAAGCAGACTTCACGCCACTTATTTTCAGGGCGACGCATCCGACGGCCTTGACGCCGATGATGAGGCGCGGGATTTCTGGCGAAGATTTCTGCCTGACGAGCGGATTCACAAAGGAAATAAAAAAGATAACTTCTGGGAAATGGGCGAAACCGGTCCTTGCGGTCCGTGCAGTGAAATTCATTATGACGGCACGCCGGACAAATCTGGCGCAGCTTTTATTAATAAAGATAATCCAAATGTAATTGAAATTTGGAATCTTGTTTTCATGCAGTTCAATCGCGACAGTACCGGCAAACTGTTGCCGCTTCCCGCAAAGCACGTCGATACCGGAATGGGTTTCGAAAGAATCACGCGCATTTTGCAGGGCAAAAATTCGAACTACGATACGGATTTGTTCACGCCGATTCTCAACGCCATCGGTATTTTGTGCAATCAGCAGTACGGCGGCACAATGGAAAAGAAAGACATCGCGTTTCGCGTAATCGCAGACCACCTGCGAACGCTCGTCTTTGCGATAACCGACGGCTGTATGCCGAGCAATGACGGCAGAGGGTATGTCCTTCGCAGAATTTTGCGACGAGCCGCGCGTTTCGGCAGAACGCTCGATATGCACGAGCCGTTTATTTACAGACTCGTTGACGTTGTCATAAATTTAATGGGGCACGCATTCGAGGAAATCAAACAAAAAGGCGAACTTGTAAAAACAGTTATCCGGTCTGAAGAAGAAAGTTTCGGCAGAACACTTGACAGGGGGCTGGAAATTTTCGCAGACGCTGCGGAAAAAGGAAAAGCCGCGGGCGTTATCAGCGGAGCAGATGCGTTTCAGCTTTACGATACTTTCGGCTTTCCGCTGGATTTAACGCAGCTTATGGCTCGTGAGCAGAATTTGAAAGTTGACACCGCAGGCTTTGAAAGGCTGATGGAAGAGCAAAGAGAACGTGCAAGAGCCGCGCAGAAACCGAGTGGTTTCACACAGGTCGTAACCGACCAGCAATTACCTGCGACAGATGATAGTGCAAAATATAATCACGAAACTCTGCGAACAAAAGTTATTGGTTTCGTAAATCAGTCGGGCTTTAGTGCAGATGGCGAAATGAAAGTTGGTACTGAATTGGCTGTTGTTCTTGACAAGACTTGTTTTTATGCCGAGTCGGGCGGGCAGGTCGGCGACAAAGGAATCATAAAATCTTCCGCAGGTCAGTTTGAAGTCCAAGCAACTGAAAAAATCGCGGATTGCATAGTACACAAAGGTAAACTGGCAACAGGCACAATGAAAGTCGGCGATGAAGTTGACGCGATTGTTGACGCCTCTCGTCAGCAGAGCAGGAAAAATCATACGGCAACTCATATCCTGCAATGGGCTTTGCAGCAGGTGATGGGCAATACCGTCGCGCAGCAGGGCAGTATGGTTTGTCCGGACTATCTGCGTTTCGATTTCACAACTCCGCGGGCGCTCAAGCCGGAGGAAGTGAAAGAAGTTGAAAGACTTGCCAACGAAAAAATCAGGCAGGCTTTACCGGTAACATCGGTTGTTATGCCGATTGACGAAGCGAAAAAAATTGGCGCGATGGCGCTGTTCAATGAAAAGTACGGCGACACTGTTCGCGTTATCGGCGTCGGCGCACCGGATGCGCATAATCTTTCGCAGGCGTTCAGCAGAGAATTCTGCGGCGGGACGCACATTGACAACACCGGCAAAATCGTCGGCCTGAAAATTATCAAAGAAGAAAGCATTTCCACTGGTGTGCGAAGAATTACCGCCCTGACGGGCAGCGGCCTTTTGGATTATTACGCGGAAAGAAGTGAAATAGTCGAACAGCTCAATCAGTTGCTCAAAGTAAAAGCGCAGGAACTTCCCGCGCGAGTGAATAAACTAATTGACGAAAATAAAAAACTTGGCAAACAGTTAAAAGCCTCACCGGTCGCAAACGGCACGAATTTTCTCGATAAAGCACGACAGCTTTTGGACAACGCTGAAAAAATCGGAAGCGTTACGGTAGTTGTAAGCAAAATTGAGCAGACGCCGATTGACCAGGTGCGCACGGCTATCGATATGATTAAACAAAAAGCAGGAACTGCTGTCGTTGTTTTCGGTATGGCCGAGGGCGAGGACAAAGTTACACTAATTGCCGGCGTTACAGATGACATTGCGGCAAAGGGCTTGAGAGCAGGCGATATAGTGAAAGAAATTGCTCCGATAGTTTCCGGTGCAGGCGGCGGCAGACCTCAAATGGCGCAGGCCGGCGGGAAAGACCCGTCGAAAATCGACGATGCGATGGCAAGAGCGATGGAAATTATCAAAGCGCATTTAAGAAAATAG
- the thpR gene encoding RNA 2',3'-cyclic phosphodiesterase, with translation MRTFIAADISSELRGRIEKLQSELRRCVRNQASGIKWVKPQLIHLTLKFLGEVDDGQTEEICQAVELVCTGVKSFELEFTKLGSFGRPPKVIWLGMEKQVAGLQKLAVDLETAFEELGFEKEGRDFSPHLTLARLNDGRGDKTLVQIIESFGKIDAPKVKIDGVCFFKSQLTSDGPIYTLLKKINFV, from the coding sequence ATGCGGACTTTTATTGCGGCTGATATTAGTAGTGAACTTCGCGGAAGGATTGAAAAGCTTCAGAGCGAACTAAGACGTTGCGTCAGGAATCAGGCCAGTGGCATTAAATGGGTCAAACCGCAGCTTATTCATCTTACTCTTAAATTCCTCGGCGAAGTTGATGATGGCCAAACAGAAGAAATCTGTCAGGCTGTCGAATTGGTTTGTACTGGCGTGAAAAGTTTCGAGCTTGAGTTTACGAAGCTCGGCAGTTTCGGTCGGCCGCCAAAGGTTATTTGGCTGGGGATGGAAAAACAGGTCGCCGGACTGCAAAAACTGGCCGTCGATTTGGAAACCGCGTTCGAGGAGCTGGGCTTTGAGAAGGAAGGGCGGGATTTTAGTCCGCACCTGACTTTAGCGCGATTAAATGACGGCAGGGGTGATAAAACTCTGGTGCAAATTATAGAAAGTTTTGGTAAAATTGATGCCCCGAAGGTCAAAATTGACGGCGTATGCTTTTTTAAAAGTCAGTTGACATCTGATGGTCCAATATATACGCTGTTGAAGAAAATAAATTTTGTATAA
- the recA gene encoding recombinase RecA: MAKAAKPKKMEEKEEKKEKVEKLDKQQDKLEKQQEKQQAEKNSSLERTIAQIEKQYGSGSIMQMDESKYAKIEGVSTGCSSLDIALGGCGIPRGRIVEFFGPESSGKTTLALHVIAQAQKVGGVAAFIDAEHALDTTWAKRIGVDVSGLLVSQPDTGEQALDIAEMLVKSNAVDVIVIDSVAALTPAVELAGEMGQSHVGLQARLMSQAMRKLTGVISKTKTILIFINQIRMKIGVMFGNPETTSGGNALKFYCSVRVDIRRLSTIKDATNAIGNRVRARVVKNKIAPPFREAEFDIMFDSGISYEGDLIDLGTTCGVITKSGAWLLYGETKLGQGRENAKKLLAEDKKLAKEISEKILTAIGVKAAK, encoded by the coding sequence ATGGCTAAAGCAGCTAAACCAAAGAAAATGGAAGAAAAAGAAGAAAAAAAGGAAAAAGTTGAGAAGCTCGACAAACAGCAGGACAAGCTCGAAAAGCAGCAGGAGAAACAACAGGCTGAAAAGAACAGCTCTCTTGAACGAACGATAGCACAAATAGAAAAACAATACGGCAGCGGCTCGATTATGCAGATGGACGAGAGCAAATACGCAAAAATTGAAGGCGTTTCGACCGGCTGTTCATCACTCGACATTGCACTGGGCGGCTGCGGCATTCCTCGCGGCAGAATAGTTGAATTTTTCGGCCCGGAATCCAGCGGTAAAACCACTCTCGCATTGCACGTTATCGCACAGGCACAAAAAGTTGGCGGCGTCGCGGCATTTATCGATGCAGAACACGCGCTCGATACCACATGGGCAAAACGAATCGGCGTTGATGTCAGCGGTTTGCTCGTCAGCCAGCCGGACACAGGTGAACAGGCACTCGACATTGCTGAAATGCTCGTGAAGTCGAACGCTGTTGATGTGATTGTTATTGACTCGGTTGCCGCTCTTACGCCCGCCGTTGAATTGGCCGGCGAGATGGGACAATCGCACGTTGGTTTACAGGCAAGACTGATGAGTCAGGCGATGCGAAAGCTTACCGGCGTAATCAGCAAAACAAAAACGATTTTGATTTTCATCAATCAGATAAGAATGAAGATTGGTGTAATGTTCGGCAATCCTGAAACAACGAGCGGCGGAAACGCATTGAAATTTTACTGTTCTGTAAGAGTTGATATTCGCAGATTATCGACAATTAAAGACGCGACAAACGCAATCGGTAACAGAGTTCGTGCCAGAGTTGTAAAAAATAAAATCGCTCCGCCATTCCGCGAAGCTGAATTCGATATTATGTTCGACAGCGGCATAAGCTACGAAGGCGATTTGATTGATTTGGGAACTACCTGCGGCGTTATCACCAAGAGCGGCGCATGGCTGCTTTACGGCGAAACAAAACTCGGCCAGGGCAGAGAAAACGCTAAGAAACTTTTAGCTGAAGATAAAAAACTTGCCAAGGAAATCAGTGAAAAGATTTTGACGGCAATCGGAGTAAAGGCAGCGAAATAA